Below is a genomic region from Vitis riparia cultivar Riparia Gloire de Montpellier isolate 1030 chromosome 5, EGFV_Vit.rip_1.0, whole genome shotgun sequence.
GCTAGTGTTTGTAGTGGCCTAAGCTTGACTGAGATAAAGATCTGAAGAAAAAGTGACCATCCCCTCCTCTTGGGCAGGAAAAGCACTCCTGATAGAGAACCCAAGTTAAGAGCTGCTATAATCTATCCTTGAGTTATCTATACAAGGTTGTTGTGTCTAACTCAAGGAATAGACTATAGTGTATGAGTCTTGAATGGATTCTATCTATAAAACCCAACTGTATTCAATTTTGAGATCTCTTGTTTCCATTGTGGATTTGATGCTGTCATCAACATACTATATAGCATACTGTGTGTTTGCTATAGTTACACAGCACATTTTGGGTATTTTTGCTAAGAGTTTACAAACAGTTGTAATATGccttaaattcttaaaattagttACAATTCATTTTGTTTAGAATTTCTTGTAGATGAGACCTTATCTCAAGATTTTTCTTATTGAGATAAAGTTCTCATATGATGAGGAACTGAGTTAGAATAAGTTAGTGATGTAAAGGAAAGAAGGGAAACATGAATTTGTTTCACAGCTGATATGGGGCATGAGAATTAACATGAGTTTGTTCATGGCTCAAGTTAAGACGTAGCTAGTAGGAGGCTGGCTTGAATTTTGGTAGCCGTTATAATTTTCTGTATGGTTTGTTGGATCTTTTTAGTTCATCAACATTTAAACTTAGGGATGAAAATTGTATTTCCTGAAATGAATTTCCAGAATATAATGGATTGGCAATTTGATATTTCCATTTCCCAATATAATATTCAATTAGAATTGGTAATTTGAGATTTCAGTCAATTTAGTTAATCAACATCAATTCCCAATGTAATGTTCGATTAGAATttgtaatttgatatttttgtcaatataTTCCTATCCTAGCATAtgttttatcttaaaaattacttgaaaattaaTGCAAGTTTACATAATAGTACTCCTTTATGTAATATTGACAAAAATTAGATTCTTTTatagataaagaaaagaataacaTGTAGTTAtcaacttttcttttattttcattccctaAGGATGGGAATTAAAAAGACCATTTACCACATGGGTAAGAgatcttttaaattttgggaTCTTATATACCAAGATATCAAGATTCCATAGTTATGTGGACCCCAAACATGGTAAGTTCATACTTACTTGTTCCAAGTACCCACAAACCAAATACACCCACAGTTGAATTCTCATCCTATTAGAGGTAAACATAGTTTGAAAGGCAACATGGGTATGGATGTGGGTCCTtgccaaggatgaaaatatcggtaattacagatatatcggtgcttcgattttatggatatatcggagatatattgacggatattttggaaaaaaatatcaataagcttaaaattgaccaaaatttataaaaatataaaaaaaacttcataaaaatgtaattagaagtataatgatatttttaagttgttttattaaataatttgatatatgtataatatgatttatcatatttgataataatattgtatgcatcgataaaaatatgaattttataagtgtacatttattattaaattacatctaatattatgatatttgattataatatgtataattttaaaatatatattaatattaaaattatgatccatttaattcaattttattaaataatataaaataaattatgatatatgtacaattttttaatatttaattaattattaatgatattaaaaacactatcaagaaaattatataatttttatatttttgataatcaattaaaagaaaattttgcatttaattataaaataattataattaatttgctctttaaaatatttttttaatattttctttatataatgagtttaactatATATAGGTTTAGTGCACATTATTTAACAAGGGCGAGTTTGCCCGGATGGTAATTggtttgaaccccaaacctcaATTCCCCTCATCAGCAGGAGAAAGGCCATTTTGGGGGGACTGTAGTGGCACTGTAGTTGCTTTGACTTCACTGTAGGGCGTTTCACCTGTTGACCAGGTGATATATCGGGGAAAATCGGCGATTTATCGCCAAAATCGCCAATATATAGCTAGATATTGCCGATTTTTGAGGATTTCTCCTGAAATTTCGCCGAACCGATATTTCTCTATGAAATATCGTATCGACACCTGCCGACACACCGATATTTTGGTGATATTTTCTTCCCTGGTCCTTGCTGGATGCTCCTACTTTGAATGAAAGATCTAagtttaattgatttattgtttTGCTCTTGACTTTCTTAGCAAATAGTCATGTTGCAGAACAAGAGAGTTTTTTGGGAGTgcacttttataaaaatatttagagataagaaagaaaatagatgtTTGCTTTTGATTGATTTCCAATTGATTTTACaattattctttttcctttttttatgtCATATACAAGTGTTTATACCTATTATTGAGATGGTAGTTGAGTTCCCATGTCTTGAAATTATAAGTAGGAAGGattagagattttttattttttggatcaATAAGTAGGAAGGATTAGAGATCTAGACACATACACTCAAACCCATGCAACATCACAACATGTGACATTAGAATCTTCTTTTACAATTGATTTATTGTTTTGCTCTTGACTTTCTTAGCAAATAGTTATGTTGCAGAACAAGAGAGTTTTTTGGGAGTgcacttttataaaaatatttagagataagaaagaaaatagatattTGCTTTTGATTGATTTCCAATTGATTTTACaattattctttttcctttttttatgtCATATACAAGTGTTTATACCTATTATTGAGATGGTAGTTGAGTTCCCGTGTCTTGAAATTATAAGTAGGAAGgattagagatttttttttttttttttgatcaataagtaGGAAGGATTAGAGATCTAGACACATACACTCAAACCCATGCAACATCACAACATGTGACATTAGAATCTTCTTTTCACACACAGCACCAGCACTAATCGCCAATGACCTGGACAGTAGAAGATATCTTTCTGCAAATCTTTGTGggtttacataaaaaaatatccaTGTTTGGCTGTGTTTCTAAGAGCTAATAGTTCTATTATGGTGActagccattaatgcttgttcTCTCAGTCTTATGACTGACTTGGTTCCCTTGTTCCAGAATTATGTTTCTTAGACCTCCATTTACAGTCTAAGCTGCTTCTAATCAAGGCATAGACTAGTAGTATTGTGATGTGTACATCATGCAAtttccttcttttgtttctttgtgcattttttttttgttagtctGAAAATACCATCGAAAGTAACCTTAGTTGTACAATGCAGCAATTAAATTGTGCCTAAGTTTGTAAGATGGGGATTCCACTGAATTTATATTTTCCCAATTAAGATTGTTGATGCCTGATTAATCTCCTATCATCCATGATCTGACTTTATACCAACAAGAAGATGCAAAGTTGTCCCAAGTTCCCAATCACACATTACATTTATGTGAACCTAAACTCAGAAAACTTGTTAAGAGCTGCTCcctatgattaaaaaaaaaaaaaagaaacgatgattttattaattataacaGTAATCTGTAGAGGGAAATcagacaataaaaaataatggtaatCTGTATCTCTGAAGTGATGTTCCTACCACTTTAGATAGCTTGTAAAGGGTTTATCTGAAACAGGTATGCACTTGACAACCCAGCCGATTGGCCAAGATGCAGCAGCAATTCCAATGCATGCACCCCATTGTCCCCAATCCAATCTCTCTGTATCtgcaaatttcttcaaaaattccaccatAACCACCTGAAGGATAATGGTTATTCCAATGATCCCCAGAAATAGCTTGTTCTTATGTAACCCCTTAAAAATAGTCTTCTTTTCGAGCTCCCTTGCATTGAATTCATTGAAGACTTGGCATAGCACAAATGTATTGAATATCAAGGTATCCTTTACCTTGTTGCTCACACCAATGATTGATTCTCCTTTGAACTGTAGGGTCAAGAGGACCACTATCTGATACAAAGCTTGGGCTAATAGATTCCGCCACATGATATTGGAGATAAGTGGCTCTGTCCGACCCATGGGTGGTTTCTCCATGAGCTCCTTGGTGGGTTGCTCTGTGGCAAGGGCCAGGGCACCTAATGTGTCCATGATCAAGTTCACCCACAATAACTGCACTGCAGTCAATGGAACCTCACCAGCTGAAACTGCAGCCACAAAGTTGATTACAAGGGCTGCAACATTCACCGTCAGCTGAAACTGGATGAATTTCTGGATGTTGTTATAAACACATCTTCCCCATCTCAAAACAGTGGCCACTGAAGCAAAATTATCATCCAAGATGATGATATCTGAGCTCTCCTTTGCCACTTCTGTGCCCTGAATGCCCATAGAAAGTCCTATGTCAGCTTCTTTTAATGCTGGTGCATCATTTGTGCCATCTCCTGTGACTGCTACAACATGACCTTTTTGTTTCAAGCACTGTACCATGAGAAGTTTATCAAAAGGAGAGGATCTAGCCATCACACGGATTTTATCAACTTTCTCCATTCTCTCATCTGGGGTGTACTGCCGGAATACTTCACCTTCTACAACTGCTTCATTGTTCATGTCTTGGTCAGGTCTTAGTATTCCACATTCAGTAGCTATAGCTCTTGCAGTGAAAATATTATCACCGGTGATCATTTTGACATTCACTCCAGCGTGTTGGCAATCTTCCACGGCTTTTCTCACCCCTGGTCTACATGGGTCCTTTATCCCCACAAGCCCTATAAGGGTCAAGCTGTCTTCTTTTAGCTTTTGGGTGGCTTCTCTAATTTCATGCTCTTCTTCTGGAAGTTGGTTGTGTGCAAAAGCAATGCAACGGAGGCTGCTAGCAGCCATACCTTGGATTATTTGCTCAAATGTCGTCCTTTCAACATGACTAAGATCTCTCATGCTTCCAGAAGCATCGTAGTAAGTAGAACACCTTTCTAGTATCATCTCTGCTGCTCCTTTCCAGTGAACATGGACTTTGTTGTCAGCTTTGTTCCTCAATGCAACCCcacttcttttcttctctgAATTGAATGCTTCTACCTGGAGAATTGTACAAGTCTGCTTCAATTCCTCCATGTCCATGTTCAGCTCCAGAACCGCCCAAGAAAGAATTGCTTTTTCAGTAGGACTGCCTGAGAACTCGTATTTTGATCCTGAGGTAGCCCTGTAAATGCTTCCAGTAGTATTTAGGGCAACACCTTGTTGTATCAGTTTGAGGACATCTGTGGCAATTGAAGAGGAAGCATTCTCTTGAATAGGGTCTTGGCCAAGCCAAAACTTTGTCACCTTCATCTGGTTCAGAGTGAGGGTACCTGTTTTGTCGGTACAAATGGTGGTGGCAGAACCCATCGTCTCACAGGCAGAGAGCCTTCGAACCATAGCCTGGTCAGCCATCATCCTCTTCATTGAATAAGCAAGAGTGAGTGTGACAGCCAAAGGCAAGCCTTCGGGGATTGCCACGACCACAATGGTAACTGCAGCTGCAATGATTCTCACCACAGCATTCACTATATCATCAGCCTTTGTCAGACTGCCTTTGAACTCCTGATTTCCATTCTCATCTTCTGTACTCCCTGTGAAGTAGCGCACCAGTAACACCAGAAGAACAAGAAAGGCAACTGCCAAACCAACCTTACCTATTGATGAAGTAAGCTTGTTAAGCCTGGCTTGTAAGGGTGTCTGTTCATTAGTATCACGGCTGATTGTGCTCATCATCTCACCCCATGCTGTGTTCATGCCAACAGATGTCACAAGCATCCGAGCATATCCATCAGCGACTTTTGTTccagaaaacaaaaatggattCAGGCTGGTGTCGACTTCGACATGGTCACTCTCCCCCGTCATGCTTGATTCATCCACTTGTAACGAATGCCCATCCAGGAACAATCCGTCGGCTGGAACTTGATCTCCAATCTTTAAGCAAACAACATCTCCAACAACAACCTCAAATATAGAAATCTGCTGACGTCGCCCATCCCGGACAACATCAACCTGGATATTATTGCTGACTTTAGACAACTTATCGAACTGTCTATTCTGCCTGAAGTTACTCACAGCAGAGACAGAAATGACTAGAAAGACAGCGACCAATATGCTTCCACCGTCATACCACCCTTCTTTCAGTCCCTCCTCTTTAATGCCAAAGCCAAGAGAAAGAGTGGCACAAGCTACAAGTATGAGAATGGTAACATCCTTAAAAGCTTCCACCACAAAGTAGAAGAAGCTCTTCGTAGGCGGCTCCTGGTAGGTGTTAGAACCGAAAGCTTTTCGCCTGCAGGTGACACCTTCAACAGCTCCATGGATGCCATTTTCAGCATCTGTTTCTAGAACAATGGCCACACCTTCAACACCTCCAAGCTCAAGAAGCTGGGTCAAGCTTTTGTGCTTCACTATTTGAGTGAGGCTATGTTGATCAAAGTTGGAGAATCCATGCTGGGGCTTAACATTGAGTATGACAAACGACGAGGGTGAAGTAGGCAGGGTTTTGCTCTTCTTCTTATTGTTGACAGGATGATTGAGAAGGGAGTACAGAGCCCGGGAACAATAAATTGTAGCGAAGGCCAAGTGCCATCTTCTCTTGGGTTTGCTAAGGGTGCTTGGCACTTCTAGTAAAGACTCCATGCAAACCGAACTTAGGTCCAACTTGTTGGACATGGTTTTCAAAATACGAAAGGAATAGCAACAAActgaaacaaaatatgaattggCTGGACAAAGCTTCGTGCTCTGGTAATGACAGAAACAATGAGGTTGTgttatataagaaataaaaaggtaTAAGTATGTCAGTAGAAGAGTAAAAATGAAGCATATATTGCAAACGCGGCCGAAGATACCATGAAAAGATTGGTACCGTGTCCCACTTTTACGAACTTTCCAGGCATTTTCATACGAACTTGATGCGAAagcaattatatatatatatatatatatatatatatatatatatatatatatatatatatacttttgaTGTTCACAGTAACTGCTTtcagaaaaattattaacaatagggcatctttataaattatgttttaaaatgttcaacattttagtaaataaatgattttagaatgttgaattttttaatatgttgattatttttcatttcttgagACAATaatattgttctttttttttttaatccttttcaTTTGATGTATTAAACAGTGCATTgttgctttattattattattattatttgtccacataaaacaattaatttttatttaatgaattttaggtcttatttggtaattattttcaaaaacggttttaaaaaataatttttgaaaattgtttttaaaaattgtcctTTATGGTTTTGTAGAACAAAgttctatttgaaaacttaaaatgtttttaatgtttttaaatatattttaaaaataacttttatttttaatgttttatttttaattattttatatatttgtttaattaatttttaaaacaattctaaaaaagacaatgaaaatagttgaaaataattaaaatatattttttaaagtggtattttttgcttttaagaacataaaatagaaaattgttttttggttattaaaagtgttttttttattaattattttttaaaatagttaccaaaaaGGAAGACTTCAGTTTTAgtgttgaaaataaaacaaatagaatattattcttatttttgtgaaatttcatctttaaaagagTTCGGTGAAATTTTCTAAACTTAGACTCGGTTTTTGTGCTTTTGAcctaaaaaagtgtttttgaaaaaaaaagtaaatgtttgaaaaaatttagattttttttcaaatataaaaaattatttaaagtattaaaaattcacttataatatttttttaaaaaatacttgataaatgattttttttaaaaaaaaaactattttcattaaaaatattttaaataaaaacacttgtttaataattattttttaaaacaatttttttgttgtataaaaaaataagcttAACAACCAGATAATTGATTTTGGcacttgaaagaaaaaattaggtgatttcaaaaaataatttttggttgttttcaattatttttaattttttttaattagagttattttagaaaataattatattaacataaagaatgattaaaataaaatattaattataaaaattatttttaaaatatgttttaaaatattgaaaacagattaaaaatattttaggttttcaaacaaatatttgttctaaaaaatattataaaataaaatttaaaaactgcttttaaaaatagtctctaaactctttttttttattaaactcatttattaaaaaggtgatttattttgttactattatttaaatataatttttaaaaacaaaaataatccaAAGAAAGGGTTGATATAGGCAATGACAAAGTAAAATGAGTtgaaagttatgtttggttggtcAAAATTTAAGTGGAAATGGGAAAGaaagataataaaaaggaaagaaaaaagaaaaaagattattgttttattttcctttattacataatgattaaatgattttaaaatatataaaattttaatttattttaattatatttaattttttaaatattttttaaaataatttctgagaactaaacataataataataataaataaataaataaatctaagtTTTAAGGGAGGTGTAAAGTTCAAAAGCTAAGACAAAAATTATTAGGATAAAtcatactttttctttctaaagtTGGTTGTAACTTGTAAAGAGttgtcttttatttaaaaaattacaataatttcttcaaaataatatttcagAGAAAAGCAGGAAAGACCTGATTTCGGATTGCTTCCTCGTTCCTACCAGACAACtgcaaaataaaaacaaagtagaaAACGAAAGACTTGATCGAGTCTTTTGCTTTGCCCGCACTCCTCAGTTTGCTTGGCTTGAATGGTTTTTGGTCTCTTGGAACATTAGTCGTGATTTcgtcattttcttcatttcacACGACCCAAGTCGCCGAACTTCGTGAAGGAGAGAAGAAAGGGTCAAAAGAATCCCCAGTAAACAAGGTTCAAGGTCAACTCCGCTTACCAATGCCAACAGACTAGCCATACCGTATACTCAAAGGAATAGACTAGAACATGGTAGGAAAAAGGGGTCCATTTAACTCAATTTCTTCATACTGGGCTTGGAATTAAATTCTTGATcatatttgaagtttttaaattcaaaaacttttatataaaagtaaaatattttgttaaaaaaaaattataggatgatattttttttttatgtggaatagaaaaagttaaatattttgactttttctattaagttaaaAGGAATTTGTTGATATCAACTAATATGATCAAAACGAATTCATTATCAAAagttttagtttaattatatttattgatattaatagattatttttaattaaataaaaaaataaaaattttaatttttttctctattttacaaaaaaaataaacagcATCTAAGTTTACTTTGtatctttaaaaatcattttcataaattttaagctttgagttattattatttttcatatctcaatctttttaaatacctttttaaaataattaatttttgttacTATCCTATATTAAAGTAActgttattttctaattttaaaaacaaaaaacatgaagtGTTTGCAAAAAGTAAGGTTTCCCTTGAATATactctttgtttgtttgttttaataaggttatttattaaataataaataagaaatttaataatatataattattttaattatgattaatttatttaatataaagtatttatttatttatttatttatttctttttatactatatatcaaagtacaatcatattataaaatattttatatttaaaaaactcttacaacaaattttatttgctattatattaaacaattattaatattacaaaataaatacaaatttattattggtttatttattattaagaatatgaatttatttttaaattattaatactataataaactcttttttttttttttcaaattcttactttataatgtttttagagaaaaaaaatatctatcagatacccttaaataatatttacataaatataattatatatgaccacacattataagaaaaatgctaacaatctcccacttgacctacataattatatttgtaatagattaaaacataattgaccataacaatttctcaaaaataggCATCCTTTACGTTAATATTATGTTTCATGGAACCACTAACACCAAATCATTGAAATGATTGGATCACACAACGATCCAATAATTTTCAAGGATTATAGTACTAGCACATCCATTAACATGAATCAATGACTTCTATGACATTAGCAACATTCAGGTGATAATGCTAATTCATTCACATAATGGTCTCATcaacttttattattaaactcttGTCGTATAATCAAACAAGTGTTGATCAACCAAACGGAGGATCATCACCATGTTTGATTATATGACAAGAGTTTAACAATAAAAGTTGATAGGACCATTATGTGAATGAATTAGCATTATCACCTTAATGTTGCTAATGTGATAAAAAGCTTTTTTCCTATAACGCGTGGccatatataattacatttgtgtaaatattatttaagggtatcaattAATAGGTAGGCGAATCAATTGATTGGacatccaagagtcttatgtatggaagactcaaattaaaaatgggaagttagaaaatttaatttatatgaatgtaGTGTTATAACTTTTGTAACCccattattatgaaatttatttgatacattatgtttatgagtaatggaggaaaatagaaaaatataatctaTGCAATTATAGAGATGCATTCAAGTTAATaacccaccattacccattaatttgtacataatgggtgtaaataatgagtataactctCATATAGTCTTTGATAGGAAGACTAAGagatatacaattttttataagttgAGGTCACAAGCCACACTCTCATTCTCAtgtctttttgttgttttattttcaacaacatacaccacacaagtgactcatccactatatgagagtaatgagttgaagaccttgacaATCTAATTCACAAGGTGACTCAATCTCCGTTCAAAAGTGTTATTGGTATCATGGATCAATGTAagaatatgataattattttagtacttccatttattttgttttatgtatccaattttttttaaataattatttccgcataaaacttataaaagtttggttaacaATTGATATTAGAGCCAACCAATTTTGGATTATAAAACACATTTTTTCGTTTTTTGATTATTGTTTGATCTTATGGACAACttaaatatatatgatgtgaTGCATATGAATGATGTAGTAACACACATTTTCAATGTTTCATGATTTCAATCATATCTATTGCATGATTTTATGAAAGTTGCAAAATATGATTAGTAATTTAAATGTGCGATTATGAAAATCTCAAGAAATAACTTTTCTAGTGTGTatgtttatttacttgtttgtttgaagatgatcatatatatatatatatatatatatatatatatatatatgtgtgtgtgtgtgtgtgtgtgtgtgtgtgtgtgtgtgtgtgtgtgtgtgtgtgtatgtgtgtgtgtgtgtgttgttcaACTTATGAAACAAGTGTTGATCAACCCAACAGAGGATCATCTCCATGTTTGATTATATGACaagagtttaataataaaaggttGATGAAGTTTTTACTCAACGGTATTATACTTCTTTACGTttcaatacttttattttaataattatgtcatatctatatgatttatgaattattataattcaaCCCAACGAAGGGATTACAATAATGTACTTTTGAATTATATGATTGTAGTTCGGTCCAACGAAAGAACTTTGATATGATCTCTTATGTTTATGATTAATGTGATAtctaacttaatttttgttgtagtTAGATTATTGTAAAGTGTGGTGTTAAATATTGTCatgacataaaataattttccttttgaattaaattttattttgcagcAATGAATCTTACTGCTATTACAGGCTATTTGTCTAGTATTGAACAATTAAGTGGggcaaatttttaaaaatggaaggaaCAAATTGGAATTGTTCTTGGTTGCATGGATTTGGACTATGCCTTAAGAAAGCCTACACCCACAAAGCTTACCCCTGAAAGTACTAATGAACAAAAGGCTTTATATGAAAAGTGAAAGCGCTCTTATtgcatgagtctaatgattatgaaaGGTTCAATCACTCTTGCAATTTGTGGAGCAATCTTGGATTCAAATAATGTAATGAGCTATATTAAATCAGTTGAAG
It encodes:
- the LOC117914084 gene encoding putative calcium-transporting ATPase 13, plasma membrane-type, encoding MSNKLDLSSVCMESLLEVPSTLSKPKRRWHLAFATIYCSRALYSLLNHPVNNKKKSKTLPTSPSSFVILNVKPQHGFSNFDQHSLTQIVKHKSLTQLLELGGVEGVAIVLETDAENGIHGAVEGVTCRRKAFGSNTYQEPPTKSFFYFVVEAFKDVTILILVACATLSLGFGIKEEGLKEGWYDGGSILVAVFLVISVSAVSNFRQNRQFDKLSKVSNNIQVDVVRDGRRQQISIFEVVVGDVVCLKIGDQVPADGLFLDGHSLQVDESSMTGESDHVEVDTSLNPFLFSGTKVADGYARMLVTSVGMNTAWGEMMSTISRDTNEQTPLQARLNKLTSSIGKVGLAVAFLVLLVLLVRYFTGSTEDENGNQEFKGSLTKADDIVNAVVRIIAAAVTIVVVAIPEGLPLAVTLTLAYSMKRMMADQAMVRRLSACETMGSATTICTDKTGTLTLNQMKVTKFWLGQDPIQENASSSIATDVLKLIQQGVALNTTGSIYRATSGSKYEFSGSPTEKAILSWAVLELNMDMEELKQTCTILQVEAFNSEKKRSGVALRNKADNKVHVHWKGAAEMILERCSTYYDASGSMRDLSHVERTTFEQIIQGMAASSLRCIAFAHNQLPEEEHEIREATQKLKEDSLTLIGLVGIKDPCRPGVRKAVEDCQHAGVNVKMITGDNIFTARAIATECGILRPDQDMNNEAVVEGEVFRQYTPDERMEKVDKIRVMARSSPFDKLLMVQCLKQKGHVVAVTGDGTNDAPALKEADIGLSMGIQGTEVAKESSDIIILDDNFASVATVLRWGRCVYNNIQKFIQFQLTVNVAALVINFVAAVSAGEVPLTAVQLLWVNLIMDTLGALALATEQPTKELMEKPPMGRTEPLISNIMWRNLLAQALYQIVVLLTLQFKGESIIGVSNKVKDTLIFNTFVLCQVFNEFNARELEKKTIFKGLHKNKLFLGIIGITIILQVVMVEFLKKFADTERLDWGQWGACIGIAAASWPIGWVVKCIPVSDKPFTSYLKW